The genomic window tggagctagaataggacaAATTCCAGGTTACTTCCTGAATCCAACAGCAGCTTTAGGCAGCTAAACGCTGCAAAATGTCTAGTGGCCAGTAGTGGGGATTTACTACTAATCCCGGAAAAATGCTGCACAATCACAGACAGTAAATAATGTTCATGTTGTTGCTGTGACTCTTCCAGGTGACATACAGGGTGGTGCAGGTGACAGATGCCGCAGCTGGAGACCCCCAGGCCGACACCTCCCAGGTGAATGTGGTAGTCACCTCAGGAAACTTTGTACCCGCTTCTCAAACTGTCACTCAGGTCAGGAACATGTAATGGTGTTCGCCggcttttgcttttttttcacagcttaagtttttttttatacattggCCTTCTTGTtatggtcaacatgacaaaGGGAAGCCAAAATCCTTCTGATTTAAAAGATGATATCAAAGCATGTCATGTTGTCAAAAATGTTGTCATTATCAGAACACTGACATTTGTATTATATTGATGAAGGCATGCAGTCTTGTGCTATTTCTGCTTTCTTTttgtataacattacatgtacatgtgtacatttacAAATTGGGTAGtcatccaatttttttctgcacttCAATAAATAAGTTGTGATTTGTCAGGGAACACCACCTTTTAGCAAACATATTTTGTAGCACTAATTTGGAAGCAAACTATCATCAGCCTTTTTATTTGACACGTTTTCAAACTTGTCGTTTCCAGCAGGCGGTTATTCAGAGCCCATTTGCCAATGGCACGAGCCCTCCAAACGTCACAGAGCACAACGCCGGCGAGACCCGGTTCACCTACTTCCCCGCCACCAGTGTGGGGGAGGCGGGGTCCACCCAGACAGCCGAGGGCACCACACTTACACAGACTGCAACAGGAGGTCAGTGCTGCAGTTTCCATTGATGGGCTGACAAATATATGTGTCTATTATTGATGTCTCTAGTAGATTTTAACCTAGTATCAGCATACTGAAGTCTTTGCTgaacagacacgcacacacatgaaAGAGTACAGGAATGCACATGTTTGACTGAAATAAGTGTTTTAATGAGAATGGTTCGATGTTACTATTATTGTTAGGCCACAAGCTGATTTCATTGAATGCTTCTCAGATTGAGATGATGctaaactggaagaacatcATAAACACAGAGCCTGAGTGCCAGGTTTATGCTTTGATGcactacgaagcagaaacactgtcacaaaaatcgtatatatgtttttaaaaagggacatgtttttttataagggggcaaattaaatccacatatgttttgaaaatagggccgtttttttaaagggggcaaattaaatccacatatgttttgaaaatggcacatgtttttaaaaagggggcaaattaaatccacatatgttttgaaaatgggacatgtttttaaaaattaaatccacatatgttttgaaaataggacatggtttttcttatgggtcatatcttttaaaacaatatgcatcttaaaaataaccaaaatgagaatatgagacgaaaaaaaaacatacaccattttcattttgtaccgtgtataagtttattccccaatccaggaaacccaccggtttgcaaagtggtgctttcaaaatggtctatcgtttccgatttaccccccattttgatagtggtgctttccagttacgccgatttcaaaccggtcgatttcaaactggtcgatttgaaactccaaacggaaatgacgtaagtcggaaatgacgtaagtcgacgctcatcgccagagaagccaccaagtatcggtgatcgctgtttacgtccttgttttcaccgtcttgtacgcgttttctgatcagctacgtgtccccaggatataccaggtttgtgttgactttttcaCGTTGTAATAATTTTAGAGTTGCATGTTTAATCGGTACTTTATAGAATGTAAATCGTAATGCAGCCGTATCGTTtggaagattacaaaactacGCAAATTGCGTGCCGAGCTAGCTATCGAGGAACTCTTCACTTTACGTTCTAACAACTTGAGACgatcaatgatatgatatgtggttcaattttcgttgatatgaattgttaaaatgtacaaacttgcgATAGTTTTGCTCCGTAGTCAGTGaggggaatggggaggggggcgaagagCCGGCGCAACCATGTGCAAGTTCGGACAcgatttttgtagtctgataCGAACCCAGgaagccacaaaaataaatttgtgtttcttattctgtttgttAAGAGACCTTAGCGAGTATAAATTTGTATGATCGTGCATTAGTTTGAAAGGAATATCTATCCAGATTCCAGATGAAGATTAAAATTACTTGTCCTTGCTGGCTGGCAtgtttttctcaggtttgtAAAAATATGCATAGCGTGTAAATTTACCACGTATTATTCAAagttttttagacattttgaataacttaccttgttgccactgggaattgttgttatgtccatttgaacgcattttcattgtttcttaCTAATAGTATGCTCCAGAGGATCGGCACTGTAGGGATTTTCCCAGCCCTTGCTGCATATACACAGCACCTATGAGTGCTATGACCATACAATTATGTAGCTGTTGATGCATCATGCTGTCTACAcatatgcacatgcatgtgtcaaagtctttcaaccaacggttgaaccaaggatatgtatataaattataatgtatttgaaacaacacacattgacagtttagtgctttctgaagcaatgaaaacatgttgattttcatcccTGCTGGATACAAGTATCTGTAAGCACATCGAAGTATGTGTTCTTATTTAATATGCGTACCTGATATACCTGGTGCTTTATAATATTGTAGATAAGTTTGATgtgtacaatttttttgtatttgcaaatgattgtagaatattttgtaagtgttggattcctcagggtaaatgaattgaatgaatagctagtacatgtaaatgaaaattgatccatttcatgtaatgtttcacaacactcagtctctttataagaagctatgattcTTCAATCTAGTTGTATCCatgcagatgatgtcattgtttagaaaatatgagCATGATGGTGTAGCCTGGAATGTCCTTTGTTGCCTGTATCATACTTATTCCGACCAGTGATATTGAATGAATCATGAGTAAATGATAAAGGTGTgatctctgtgtgtgttctctgaACTTGATCtaattaggctacaccaagtaatttttatggatgacgtccgcgcgcgcattgattttggtctgttccaagaaaaaaaacaagaaattgcgcttcctgtaactatgatcaaagagttcctttttgatttgatatatttttgcaggcctgcaaaatcaatgggatatggaaagaaacaggacaggacaacaactgctgttcaacttcaaccgatttattcaaattattgcttttttcatgatggatcaaagaattgttagttgttacactgtgttctctcattcaatttgcgtcctaacatgtgtcgtcgactattatatttcaaatctaggcatcttgtttttttcggcccttcttgtttttttttcgcgctctcgcattagatttagggtctccaaaggacgtcatccataaaaattacttggtgcagccttatgtactaatacatgtagtgggatgttgtgtagaggttctcatgtatttttactgtacGGACAAGCATGGTCTGTATGTCATaattgacggaaaaaaaaatcacatgcagattgtacattttgtagattgttcaaTATTCATCCTTTGTCAGATGGCAAGGGTTTCTCCTCAAGTTCCTTTCTTACCGATTCTTATTATACTTATTCTTATTGAAAAATTCACCACTTTgtgtttcaatatacatgtacgctttggtcactttcagtttgtgacagactgtacatgtagatccatCATTGTAGTATATGAATAGACCTTGGAGTGTATTTTCCATTCCCATTGAAGATGAAGATTGTGCTTTGTGAAGAATGCTGCTGTACCTTCAATGTACTGTGCAAtgcaatgtactagtagagTAAAAGTTATCATCAATATGTAAGAAGAACTTAGGGGATTTCCCATGTGTCTCATATCAGTCGGACTGAGgcatgaagttgcaggaaatggatttttaataataattacactataatagttaacatattctacgcaaaaggctacaacactaatagtatttttcttgtgcaataaaaaccTTACTTATATAAGAAAACCGTGGTTTCTTACATGCCTAAAGTTGAATCTTAGACAAGGCAATGATGTGAGGCTAAAATTGAAGGAAACATATTTGTGTTATCTTGTCAAAATACAGTAGTCAACACATCCTAGAAAGAACTACTGAAGTCAAACGCAGGGGTTGGAGGGGGAAGTTCCGAACACCAAACGTATGGTAcatacctttatacttatactagttacagtgttcactatcatgtatacacctactgaaattgcattgaaaaatttgaatgtcttcagttacacaaaaacagttaacatgtccATGGAAGGTTGAAGCTGCTCCACAGACTTGTAGAATTTCGCTCCGAGTCAACAGTTCTTAGTGGCATCTGACTCCAGTCCTTGACTCGCAGATATGGCCCAGCCACTTTATTGCTGGCGTCCATAAAActagcaaagaacaaaaaaaatatacacatatattgacgagcaacagtgaaagctgatgaataaataaaatgtaactaaatcgaaatgttttcatgtgcaaactgggatcaaattatgtagcatgtgttcatgtttgccaCGTTCATTACACAATTCCTTTCTCTCAAGAAATAGCCATACTGTTATCCTTAgatcatacacacaaatattgTAACATAATAAATCACAGCAACAAGGCATACACATACGAGGCTCAACCTTTCTACCATTcttctttgtatatgtttgaagtTTCCCGTAAGAATGGCCAACTATCCTGGAAAGCAACACCATTTCACCCGAAGGTCTAGATGTGTCCATTATGtaagcacatgcacacagataaaacattattactagtaacaaatgGTGGTGTATACGCGTGGTGAACATGTATTCGTACAagttcatgcccccctcccccatctggcGTCATTACATAACACGCATTTCCAGTCGAAtttaatcatatttatgaaacaaacaagactttatATAGTCTGAATTTCGTCACAGTCGAGCCCAAGCATCCCTTGTAATCACCGAATCGATCAATGATTAAGGAAAGTCCGAAACATTCACGCATGCAAAACATGGCACAGAGCTTCGTAAacaacgccgccatcttggatattcTCAAAGGCGGCTAACCTTGTCGAGTTCAACCGCTTCTAGCGAGTTATCTGTGGGTGGTTCGCTGTGGTTCAATTTGAGTTTTGAGAAGTTAAAGACACTAACTTTGCGCTGAGACAAAAATTTTGTAACGGACCACGCTGGAAAAATCCagattttcttatgttgagagaCACGCTTCGACAAAGTTTGAGATATTGAGACTGTATCCGAGCATCCATTTGATCCATAGGCTCTAGTCTAACGAGAGAAAAAAGCAAGATTCATACCTTATACTAACAATAGCTTGTCCTCACTGTGTCTTCACAAGGAGGTTTAAGAAAATAGGTCTTCACGCGATCACGCCGCACCGGACAAACTTGCCACGCCGAGCCAacgtcgacttacgtcatttccgtttggagtttgaaatcgaccagtttgaaatcgaccagtttgaaatcggcgtaactggaaagcaccactatcaaaatggggggtaaatcggaaacgatagaccattttgaaagcaccactttgcaaaccggtgggtttcctggattggggaataaacttatacacagtacaaaatgaaaatggtgtatgttttttttcgtctcatattctcattttggttatttttaagatgcatattgttttaaaagatatgacccataagaaaaaccatgtcctattttcaaaacatatgtggatttaatttttaaaaacatgtcccattttcaaaacatatgtggatttaatttgccccctttttaaaaacatgtgccattttcaaaacatatgtggatttaatttgccccctttaaaaaaacggccctattttcaaaacatatgtggatttaatttgcccccttaaaaaaaaacatgtccctttttaaaaacatatatacgatttttgtgacagtgtttctgcttcgtaatGCACTCAGTTTTAGGGAGTTAATACATCAGATTCAAGTCTTCCTCGCAGCTCTCTGTTATCATGATGCACTCTTGCTGCATTTTCAAATTGAAATGTCtgaaaaccaacgaaatagaTTGATGTAGCCTTAAGTTATTCCTAATTGGACATAGGGATTCTTTTGCTTTAcagtctgtttgtttttgtaagcACCCAAAAGTTTTGTCAATACGATTGCATTCACCAACTGCCACCACCACCCACAGAGgtgaaaagagaagaaaaacctAATGACATGTACAAACATAAATTTCCAAAGGAAGAGCTTTTCATGAGCAAATGACACCTGTGCTTTCAACTACGTATTCTATAGATCTACTGCATAAGCTCAAATTTGACGTTGAAGTTGTTGGAATCTTCCAGAGTTCATCATCCAGACGAGTGGAGCGAGAGAAGCTGTGACCACCACTCAACCTGAAAATGTTACTCTGGCCCAGCCAGCACAAGGAGGTAGGTGTATTGGTTGTTTCAAAAGTGAAATTTAACTTAAACCTGATACGACTATGTGTAAAGGATGAAGAATTGAGCTTTTTAGAAAAATCAGGTATTGTGCAGGTACTACATAgctgtcatttttgttatttgttgCTGTGTATTTGATTTTGACATGATTGACCCAAAGGCAGTTGCTATATACGAAGTACACAAAGTTCTTCGCTACAGTATTGGCATTGTCCaatggttagtgaccctgcctctggaccaagaggttgggggTTTGAATCCCGGTTGTTGTCGCTAGAATTGGCTAGAATTGATTGCCCCACTTTTGCATTTGTAGTGATTGGCCAAGATGTTCACCAGACAGGAGCACCAGGTAAAAGATCCTCCCAGATTCAAGTCAACACCTTTGAAATGCAAGCCTTGCATGTAACTTTGGGGTGGGATAGTGTGGCTGACTCAAGGATAAAACCTTTCCTAATTTTTAGATTTGGGTGGAAGGTTCTAAATTCTATGAAGGTTCTGTGATATCTGAATGCAACTTACACCTATCCTTTTGCATTGAGCAGTAGAGAGATCATTATATGCTGTTGTACTGAAGTAAATAACCACTCAAGGACAATTATTCCAGTTCATAATACTGTAAAGGAATGGTTTTGAGTGAGAGTTTGTTCAAGCCcaagttatacatgtaatcaCATAATTATATCTTTGCTTGTAACCACCTCTTACATaaagcatgtacatgtggttAGACAATGACCACTCTGAGGTAGGTGACTACATAACTGCTGAACTGAAACACAGAAATGCAGATGAAAAGAATATCTTTCAGCCACCGCGCTAGCCGTGCTTGGtttaaaaacactgaaaatactGACGGCTACTTTACTTTCCTGTCCACCAGGCCAGTTCTATGTCATGATGTCTCCGCAAGATGTTTTGCAACAGGGAGCTCAGCGCACCATCGCTCCGAGAACACATCAGTTTAGTCCGTGAGTATTCTGGCGTCCATGTTTTGTGCAAAATAACATGCCCCATGCATGGGCTCAGTAGTTACCCCAAATTATCTAGCATTCTTCATAGTAGCATCCTTGAATACAGCGGATGACATAGAAATAAATACAAGTGCAATTGCACATTTGCACATTACTTTGATGGAGTGAAAGGCAAAGAAAATTGGGGGAATTATTCCTggtttttttaatgttaccTGAACTAGTgcatgtatgcagaaaaaagtattttaagcTCCATACTGGTATGTTTAGTTAATACCTGGCTAGTTGTAGCTTTGTTTACAGGGTTTGATGCTTCAAGGTGAGGTAATTTACACTGGAAGGCAATCCTGCTGGTATGGACTTTCACATTTTTGTTACTGATGGGCAAGGTAAAAAGAAATTCACCTGTAAACTGTAAtgatttccttttttgtttatttgtcaacAGAAAAATGGACAACACACGTCCAGTCAGGGATGAAAGGAGAAGAGTGTCCCACAATGAAGGCAAGTATTGGTCATTTTCTTCTCATCTGAATACCACCctgaccaatcgaatcacgtgaatcgcattgaaactgactcctatcagccatttcccgacaaatcgctttctaacttgcgttaacgactacatctgaccaaacaaactcgccagtgagatggtggagggtgtcagctttccaaagatgttttcagattgacaattttggcactttggaagtgattgaaggTGACtgtgatttaacgtttagagaaaagtagtagaaactagacgttaaatcgcggtcactttcaatcacttccaaagtgccaaaattgtcaatctgaaaacatctttggaaagctgacaccctccaccatctcactggcgagtttgtttggtcagatgtagtcgttaacgcaagttagaaagcgatttgtcaggaaatggctgatacgaatctgagtttcaatgcgattcacgtgattcgattggtcggggtgaataCTCAATGATTCAGTTTattgtcttttgttccccatttTGGGAAGGTTAGACATGCTTGCACTTCAGATTTCAAGGTTTGATTTCAATTCACCAGAATAAGCTAGAATATGAAATGGCACCTATCGAGCAAGTCGgaaaaagtatgatatgaatTGTGATAATATGGTATATCCTTAGTAACTTACGTAGTTGAAAAAAGGCCCACTAAAGGTTTGATAGAGCTTGCAATAAGTTGTCAACAATGCCTTAAAGTTTGATGTTTGAACTTTAAGCTTGCCTTTAAATGAAGTTTAATATTATGATAAGATATTCTAC from Branchiostoma lanceolatum isolate klBraLanc5 chromosome 4, klBraLanc5.hap2, whole genome shotgun sequence includes these protein-coding regions:
- the LOC136433815 gene encoding upstream stimulatory factor-like isoform X2; protein product: MDMLDQALDSSQEKGQEGEEQVTIHAVSEGGETATVTVNASDDQTAAVIAAQQGGSFTDGNIQYQFRTESNGQGQVTYRVVQVTDAAAGDPQADTSQVNVVVTSGNFVPASQTVTQAVIQSPFANGTSPPNVTEHNAGETRFTYFPATSVGEAGSTQTAEGTTLTQTATGEFIIQTSGAREAVTTTQPENVTLAQPAQGVIGQDVHQTGAPGQFYVMMSPQDVLQQGAQRTIAPRTHQFSPKMDNTRPVRDERRRVSHNEVERRRRDKINNWITKLSKIVPDCAQDHTKQGQVGSKGGILAKTCDYIHELRTANARMAESLKDAERISVDAELLRQQVEELKNENALLRAQLNQHGIEAVSSNQ
- the LOC136433815 gene encoding upstream stimulatory factor-like isoform X1; protein product: MDMLDQALDSSQEKGQEGEEQVTIHAVSEGGETATVTVNASDDQTAAVIAAQQGGSFTDGNIQYQFRTESNGQGQVTYRVVQVTDAAAGDPQADTSQVNVVVTSGNFVPASQTVTQQAVIQSPFANGTSPPNVTEHNAGETRFTYFPATSVGEAGSTQTAEGTTLTQTATGEFIIQTSGAREAVTTTQPENVTLAQPAQGVIGQDVHQTGAPGQFYVMMSPQDVLQQGAQRTIAPRTHQFSPKMDNTRPVRDERRRVSHNEVERRRRDKINNWITKLSKIVPDCAQDHTKQGQVGSKGGILAKTCDYIHELRTANARMAESLKDAERISVDAELLRQQVEELKNENALLRAQLNQHGIEAVSSNQ
- the LOC136433815 gene encoding upstream stimulatory factor-like isoform X3, which translates into the protein MDMLDQALDSSQEKGQEGEEQVTIHAVSEGGETATVTVNASDDQTAAVIAAQQGGSFTDGNIQYQFRTESNGQGQVTYRVVQVTDAAAGDPQADTSQVNVVVTSGNFVPASQTVTQQAVIQSPFANGTSPPNVTEHNAGETRFTYFPATSVGEAGSTQTAEGTTLTQTATGEFIIQTSGAREAVTTTQPENVTLAQPAQGVIGQDVHQTGAPGQFYVMMSPQDVLQQGAQRTIAPRTHQFSPKMDNTRPVRDERRRVSHNEVERRRRDKINNWITKLSKIVPDCAQDHTKQGQSKGGILAKTCDYIHELRTANARMAESLKDAERISVDAELLRQQVEELKNENALLRAQLNQHGIEAVSSNQ